The genomic region CTTCTATATATTCTACTTCGTCCTGTTTGATGCCGTACCGATGAAGACCGTAAACGGTATGCCGAACAACGGGCTGCTGATCTATGAGATGCTCCGCTATGGCAAACGTACCGACCATAATAAGGAACCGTTCCTGCCGTCCACGTCCGAAGTGGAGCAGGAGTATCAGGAAGAGATGCAGGAACTGGAAGAAGAAGTGGAAGAGGAGAAGCAGGAGCGCAAGGAAGAGGAAGAGAAGAAGGAACGGGCAAGGGAAAAGGCGAAGGAAGAAAGAGAAGAGCGCAAGGAAGCAGAAAAAGAAAGCTGAATGGTCCAATGGACCATTCAGCTTTTTCCATTATCAATCGTATTCCGGGTTCTTGTGGGAAGGATAGAGGCTCAGACCGCCATCGGCTACGATGGTCTGGCCCGTAATATAGACGGACTGTTCCGAAGCCATGAAGGCTGCGATGTTCGAGATATGCTCAGGCTCTGCAACATAGCCCATCGGTACGAAGTCGTCTGCACCTTCCTTCTCTTCCGGTGTGGAGAAGAACTCTTCATTGATCGGTGTATTTACACTGCCGGGAGCGATATTGTTTACCCTTATGCCAAGGCCTGAATACTCGAGGGCAAGGGACTGCGTCAACAGCTTCACGCCGCCCTTGCTTGCAGTGTAGTGGGCGTAGTGCGGCCAGGGGATGATCTCATGGACGCTTGAGATATTGATGATGCTGCCCTTCTTATCCGTATCGAGGTAATGCTTCAATGCCTCGCGGGCCCCGATGAATGTGCCGCGGAGGTTCGTATTGATGACCTTGTCGAACTCGTCGACCGAGAGCTCGTGACTTGGTACATCCTTCTGGATGCCGGCATTGTTGACCATGACATCGAGGCCCCCGAACTTTTCGATCGTCTGTCTTACTGCATCGACGACTTCCTGTTCCTCTGTCACATCACACTTCATCGTGGCGACGGATGCGCCGCTCCCATCATTCAGTTCATCGACGATTTCGTTCGCTTCATCGTCTCCGCTGTGATAAGTAAACATTACATTCATGCCCTCTTCATGATATCTTTTCACAATCGCCTTACCGATACCGCTTGACCCGCCTGTCACAAGGGCTGTTTTTCCTTTCAGATCTTCATACATAGATTCACCACTCCCATTCTATTTTCTTTACTATGTATACCCGAAATTTTCCGCTTCAAGCCTAAAGGACGGGCGCATTTGATATAATGGAATGAACCAATGAATCAGAGGTGGCTTATGAGACTGACGATATTTGCAACGACAGACATACATGGCGCACTCTATCCGTACGACTATTTTGAAGGGGTGGATAAATCATCCAGCCTGCTCCATCTGTACTCCCACATCAGAAGATATGGGAAGGCCCACCCTGACGATATCGTTCTGACGGTGGATAACGGGGACATCCTGCAGGGGGATGTCTGGAGCGATTATGACTATAGGCACAGCGGAGGGGGAGCGCTGTTCGCACCAAGGATGATCAATGAAGTCTATGATGCCGTCGGGATCGGCAATCATGAATTCAACTTCGGCCTGGATTACCTTCTTACTACCTGCAAGCAGGTGGAGGCTGACATCATCAATGCGAATGTGGACTTCAGGGATCATCCATTGAAGGACTGCATCAAACCCTATGTGATTTTGGAGAAGGAGACATCCGAAGGGCCATTGAAGATAGGTTTCCTCAGTGTCGTCCCCACCCAGATCATGAAGTGGGATGCCTTCCATCTTGAGGGCAGGGTGGATGTCGAGGATATGCGTCTGACTGTGGAGGCGACCGCACGGGAGATGAAGGGGGCGGGCGCCGACATCATCATACTGCTGTCCCATTCCGGCATGAGCAAGGATCCGGAGCATATCAGAAGCTATGGTGAGAACCAGACATTCCTCATGACCATGATCCAGGATATAGACGGCATCGTATTCGGCCATACCCACGAGTTCTTCCCGGACCCCGATTTTGAACTCGAGGTGGATAACATCGACTTCAGGCGGGGTGCGGTCAACGGCAAGCCGATGGTGCAGCCCGGCGTCTCTGCAAGCCACCTCGGGCAGCTCACATTCGACCTTGAATATGAAGCAGGGTGGCGCATCAAATCCGCGGATGCGAACCTCATCGAGTCCCATGCGATCCAGATGGACGAATCGCTCAAATCACGCTATCTGCCGGAGCACCAGCAGGTACTCGATTATTTGTCGCAGCCGATCGGCCATATAGAAGAGACGTGGCATACCTATTTTTCCAGGGTAGTGCCCTCGAAGGCGGTGCAGGTGGTCGCAGAAGCGGGCAGAAAATATGCATTGGAACTCATGGACAGGGGTGAGGTCGAAACATTGCCGGTGCTCGGCTTCAATGCAGCAACCAAGGCAGGGCGGGACGGAGCCCATGACTTCACTGTGATCGAAGCGGGGGAGATCACCCTGTCCTCAGCCATCGACCTCTACAAGCACACCAATACGATGGTCCTCATAAAGGTCGACGGCAGCATACTGAAGGAGTGGCTGGAGTGGAGCGCTTCCCAGTTCAACGTGCCCGGGGAGGATAATGATCTGCTCAAGCCGAACAGTTCAAAGAACGGCTTTCCGAGCTATAACTTCGATACATTCTTCGACCTCGAGTATACATTCGACATTTCACAGCCGCCAA from Salinicoccus sp. RF5 harbors:
- a CDS encoding 5'-nucleotidase C-terminal domain-containing protein, with amino-acid sequence MRLTIFATTDIHGALYPYDYFEGVDKSSSLLHLYSHIRRYGKAHPDDIVLTVDNGDILQGDVWSDYDYRHSGGGALFAPRMINEVYDAVGIGNHEFNFGLDYLLTTCKQVEADIINANVDFRDHPLKDCIKPYVILEKETSEGPLKIGFLSVVPTQIMKWDAFHLEGRVDVEDMRLTVEATAREMKGAGADIIILLSHSGMSKDPEHIRSYGENQTFLMTMIQDIDGIVFGHTHEFFPDPDFELEVDNIDFRRGAVNGKPMVQPGVSASHLGQLTFDLEYEAGWRIKSADANLIESHAIQMDESLKSRYLPEHQQVLDYLSQPIGHIEETWHTYFSRVVPSKAVQVVAEAGRKYALELMDRGEVETLPVLGFNAATKAGRDGAHDFTVIEAGEITLSSAIDLYKHTNTMVLIKVDGSILKEWLEWSASQFNVPGEDNDLLKPNSSKNGFPSYNFDTFFDLEYTFDISQPPRYSGTAKKLNDTERVVEMMYNGKPVQPDDCFIVPANNYRAAYTAFLRKAEVVHESQNSVRDIVTEYMGTGPDFEYKNPMTIIPGGKYRMKTATKAQEYIGKDSNMRHLETIGDGFSWYEIDLTKEEGHDPSQEE
- a CDS encoding glucose 1-dehydrogenase; this translates as MYEDLKGKTALVTGGSSGIGKAIVKRYHEEGMNVMFTYHSGDDEANEIVDELNDGSGASVATMKCDVTEEQEVVDAVRQTIEKFGGLDVMVNNAGIQKDVPSHELSVDEFDKVINTNLRGTFIGAREALKHYLDTDKKGSIINISSVHEIIPWPHYAHYTASKGGVKLLTQSLALEYSGLGIRVNNIAPGSVNTPINEEFFSTPEEKEGADDFVPMGYVAEPEHISNIAAFMASEQSVYITGQTIVADGGLSLYPSHKNPEYD